A stretch of Miscanthus floridulus cultivar M001 chromosome 13, ASM1932011v1, whole genome shotgun sequence DNA encodes these proteins:
- the LOC136500740 gene encoding ribosome-recycling factor, chloroplastic-like, with product MALHAVSPAAVSSPLRALSRSLPQRLGCGCLPKQPVVIYSSTNFARLQAGPVDFAGRPLVLGRSDKRAVLTHATIEEIEAEKSLIEDQAKEKMEKAIETVQTNFNTVRTGRANPTMLDRIEVEYYGTPVNLKSIAQISTPDATSLLIQPYDKSSLKLIEKTIVAANLGVTPSNDGEVIRVTVPPLTSDRRKELAKTVAKLAEDGKVAIRNIRRDAIKAYDKLQKEKKLSEDNVKDLSADLQKVTDEYMKKIDSIQKQKEQELMKI from the exons ATGGCGCTCCACGCCGTCTCTCCCGCGGCGGTCTCCTCCCCGCTGCGCGCCCTCTCGCGCAGCCTCCCCCAGCGCCTAG GCTGTGGTTGTTTACCAAAGCAACCCGTCGTGATTTACTCCTCCACAAACTTTGCGAGACTTCAGGCTGGACCAGTGGACTTCGCTGGCAGGCCTCTGGTTCTTGGACGCTCAGACAAGAG AGCAGTTTTGACGCATGCCACTATTGAAGAAATTGAAGCAGAGAAATCCCTCATCGAAGACCAAGCT AAAGAAAAGATGGAGAAGGCAATCGAAACAGTCCAAACTAACTTCAACACTGTGAGGACAGGGCGTGCAAACCCGACCATGCTTGACCGGATTGAG GTTGAGTACTACGGAACTCCAGTGAACTTGAAGAGCATTGCACAGATAAGCACTCCAGATGCAACTTCTCTTCTTATTCAACCATATGATAAGTCAAG CCTTAAGCTTATTGAGAAAACAATAGTTGCTGCAAATCTTGGTGTGACACCAAGCAATGACGGAGAAGTGATACGAGTGACTGTCCCACCATTGACATCTGATCGCAGAAAG GAATTAGCAAAGACAGTAGCTAAATTAGCTGAAGATGGCAAG GTTGCTATAAGGAACATAAGAAGAGATGCAATCAAAGCTTATGATAAACTACAGAAG GAAAAGAAGCTTTCTGAAGATAATGTGAAAGATTTATCAGCTGATCTACAA AAAGTCACAGATGAGTACATGAAAAAGATCGATTCCATCCAGAAGCAGAAGGAACAG GAGCTGATGAAAATTTAG
- the LOC136500741 gene encoding uncharacterized protein: MGRKRKELLSSAPWRTGEAAEDEDAARMSREGKVSVTSNPGETPTMSVPRSRRPDLDLTVDDFEEDEIDPELRYSFQRNSRFLKKVFSVDTLVKPLPPVMAYSVSRNISFFFRIFTQFWDEEGIANAQKSLGLGNDDGSRRMR, translated from the exons ATGGGGCGGAAGCGGAAGGAGCTGCTGTCGTCGGCGCCGTGGCGGACGGGGGAGGCCGCGGAGGACGAGGACGCGGCAAGGATGAGCCGCGAGGGGAAGGTCAGCGTCACCAGCAACCCCGGGGAGACGCCCACCATGAGCGTGCCCCGGAGCAGGCGCCCGGACCTCGACCTTACCGTCGACGACTTCGAGGAGGACGAGATCGACCCCGAGCTGCGCTACTCCTTCCAGCGGAACAGCAGG TTTCTGAAGAAAGTTTTTAGTGTGGACACACTTGTCAAACCTCTCCCTCCTGTAATGGCATACAGTGTATCCCGTAATATAAGCTTTTTCTTCCGGATCTTCACACAGTTCTGGG ATGAAGAAGGAATCGCCAATGCACAGAAGTCCCTTGGACTGGGGAATGATGATGGCTCCCGTCGAATGCGCTGA